A stretch of the Corylus avellana chromosome ca6, CavTom2PMs-1.0 genome encodes the following:
- the LOC132184915 gene encoding gibberellin-regulated protein 9-like gives MKLLSGFVIAILLLQALAEASSINKAANALATVDEGSNVIAPDSKHHLPKKINCSSACSRRCKEASRKKRCTRACKSCCMRCHCVPPGTYGHKNACPCYARLKTHGNKLKCP, from the exons ATGAAGCTCCTCTCAGGCTTTGTCATTGCCATCCTCCTCCTACAG GCTCTTGCAGAGGCTTCATCCATTAACAAGGCTGCAAATGCTCTTGCTACT GTTGATGAAGGAAGCAATGTAATAGCTCCTGACAGCAAACATCATCTTCCTAAGAAAATCA ATTGCAGCTCTGCATGCTCGAGGAGATGCAAGGAGGCATCAAGAAAGAAGAGGTGCACTCGGGCATGCAAGAGTTGTTGCATGAGATGCCACTGTGTTCCACCTGGCACCTACGGCCACAAGAATGCATGCCCATGTTATGCACGCCTCAAAACCCATGGGAACAAGCTCAAGTGCCCCTGA